The DNA segment TTTACCCAATCGGGGAATTCGCGAAAACTCTTGGTGTTGGGATCAACAGCGCCGCGAAACATGCCGATGGCTGTCTCGTAATCGTTGCGGGTATCGATCACCAATGTGTCCGGATCGGAGATCAGGGCGTTCCAGTCCTTCGGCGCCACATAGGTGCCGACGATCTTGTTGGGGTCGATATTCTCGACGCCCATGGTGACGATTTCCTTCTTCAGCCGCGCTTTCATACGCAGGAATGGCATGGACGATGCCCAGCTTTCCTTGTGCTCGAGACCCACGAATTCCGGCTGGGCGCGCAGGAAGGCGAGCACGGTCCGGATGCCCTCCTCGGGTCCTGCGATCGTGCCGTTGATGCCCTCCTGCGCAAGCAGCAATGTGCCCTTGACGCCGTTATCATCGCAGACCGCCTGCAGCGGTTCGCGAAAATCGGCGAAACGCGCGAACGCAGCGAAATGATAAAGTGCCGCCACCAGAAACTGGCCGCTGTCCAACGGGCGAGGGGTTTGAAGCATGTCTGTCATGCGGCGTGAAATACAGCTTTCCGGCCGCGCACGCAATCGGGTGTGCGGCCGGTCGCGGGACGATCAGGCGGATCAGGCGGATCAGGCGGCTTGCGGCGTAAAGACCCGCAGGCGGTGGCCGTCCGGATCGGTGCAGGTGAACGTATAGTCACTGTCGGATGCGGCCGGTTCCTGCACAATCGTTACGCCTTTCCTGCGCCACTCGTCATGAAGGGCATCGACACCTTCACGCCCTGCAACGAAAATCGGCAGTTCGGCATCGTTGGCGTTCACGGCGGCCGGTTGCTTGTTCTTGCGCGCGAGGCCCAGTCTCAGGGCATCGTTCATGAGGACGACTGCGTAGCTCGGCGACAGTTCTAGCGGCAGCGCACCAAACATCGCCATGTAGAAAACGGCGCTCTCGGCCGGGCTTTCGACAGGCAGAACAAAATCGGTTTTCATGGCAGTCTCCTCTGGTTGGGTTCGGAGACTGTTTATTCCGGCATGCTGTCAATTTATGGCAGCAGGATCACATATCGTGGGTGACATTATGGGCGCGGCGCCATTCCGCCAGAAGCAGGTCGCGCCGGCGCGGAATGCGGATGCCGGTCACGGTCATCGTGCTGAAACGGTCGGTGCGGAAATGACGGAAATCATTGCGCAATTCGCACCAGGCCGCCAGCACGCGAGTTTCCTCGAGATATGCCAGGGCAAAGGGCCAGATGCGCCGCGTGGTCGGCTGGCCGTTGACGTCGGCATAGTCGATGTCGATCTTCATGCCCAGCCGGATGGCTTCGCGAATGGCGGGGAAATCGATGGTGCCGATCTTCAGTTCGCGCGTGTTGTAGACGAGCAGCGAATTCGTCTCCAGTTCGTGGCGCAGATCGGCAGGCAGCACGGCGGCAATCTTGGCCAGGGCGTTCTGCGCCGCATCCTTCAGTTCGTCGTC comes from the Pararhizobium qamdonense genome and includes:
- the trhO gene encoding oxygen-dependent tRNA uridine(34) hydroxylase TrhO, whose amino-acid sequence is MTDMLQTPRPLDSGQFLVAALYHFAAFARFADFREPLQAVCDDNGVKGTLLLAQEGINGTIAGPEEGIRTVLAFLRAQPEFVGLEHKESWASSMPFLRMKARLKKEIVTMGVENIDPNKIVGTYVAPKDWNALISDPDTLVIDTRNDYETAIGMFRGAVDPNTKSFREFPDWVKNNADLAAKPKIAMYCTGGIRCEKATAFMKEQGFDEVYHLKGGILKYLEDMPEEESLWDGACFVFDDRVSVTHGLKEGEHTLCHACRQPLTPQDLLSPHHEHGVTCIHCYDSRTEEDRQRYRQRQRQMDLAKKRGERHLGS
- a CDS encoding VOC family protein, yielding MKTDFVLPVESPAESAVFYMAMFGALPLELSPSYAVVLMNDALRLGLARKNKQPAAVNANDAELPIFVAGREGVDALHDEWRRKGVTIVQEPAASDSDYTFTCTDPDGHRLRVFTPQAA
- a CDS encoding helix-turn-helix transcriptional regulator codes for the protein MSRSTRLLDLIQLLRTYRRPVSGSALAQRMGISIRTLYRDIATLQAQGADIQGAPGFGYVLKPGFLMPPMMLSEEEIEALVLGARWVAARADDELKDAAQNALAKIAAVLPADLRHELETNSLLVYNTRELKIGTIDFPAIREAIRLGMKIDIDYADVNGQPTTRRIWPFALAYLEETRVLAAWCELRNDFRHFRTDRFSTMTVTGIRIPRRRDLLLAEWRRAHNVTHDM